The following are from one region of the Arachis duranensis cultivar V14167 chromosome 10, aradu.V14167.gnm2.J7QH, whole genome shotgun sequence genome:
- the LOC107468740 gene encoding beta carbonic anhydrase 5, chloroplastic isoform X1 has translation MAAPPLSSSTNCFVEPATSPIFGGARKTGKFFEQPHLRILPALRRSQGFALKASMGSPGFTQQLNKSKLETLSKAEDRCDIFDILKNRFLSFKSKYIENVEQFENLAKAQAPKFMVIACADSRVCPSNILGFQPGEAFVIRNVANLVPTFESGPSEVNAALEFAVNTLQVCIILFPTLGIPNLIHFLVWVENILVIGHSCCGGIRALMSMEDDANGSFIHNWVIVGKNARKKTEAAASTLSFDDKCRHCEKESINHSLVNLLTYPWIEEKVANGKLYVHGGYYDFIKCSFEKWTLDYQGTKLEEDGRIAAKNKVLWC, from the exons atggcagctcctcctctttcttcttccacCAATTGCTTTGTTGAGCCTGCCACATCACCG ATCTTTGGCGGTGCTCGCAAAACAGGAAAATTTTTTGAGCAGCCACATTTGAGAATTTTGCCAGCTTTAAG GAGAAGTCAAGGTTTCGCTTTAAAGGCTTCTATGGGGTCTCCAGGATTTACACAACAACTTAATAAAAGCAAGCTAGAGACCTTATCTAAAGCTGAAGACAGATGTGATATATTTGATATTctgaaaaatagatttttaagttttaagagTAAATATAT TGAAAATGTTGAACAGTTTGAAAATCTTGCTAAGGCTCAAGCACCAAAG TTCATGGTTATTGCCTGTGCAGATTCCAGGGTTTGCCCCTCGAATATTTTGGGATTTCAACCAGGAGAAGCATTCGTGATTCGCAATGTTGCTAATTTGGTTCCCACCTTTGAG AGTGGACCCTCAGAAGTAAATGCTGCATTAGAGTTTGCTGTAAACACTCTTCAAGTATGCATCATTTTGTTCCCTACTCTAGGAATTCCTAATCTTATTCACTTTTTAGTTTGG GTTGAAAACATCTTAGTCATTGGCCACAGCTGCTGTGGAGGTATACGAGCTCTTATGAGTATGGAAGACGATGCCAATGGAAG ctttatacACAATTGGGTTATTGTTGGGAAGAATGCAAGAAAGAAAACTGAGGCTGCAGCTTCCACCCTCAGCTTTGATGACAAGTGCAGGCATTGTGAAAAG GAATCAATTAATCACTCCTTAGTGAACCTACTAACTTATCCATGGATAGAAGAAAAGGTGGCCAATGGAAAACTTTATGTTCATGGTGGCTATTATGACTTCATTAAATGTTCATTTGAGAAATGGACATTGGATTACCAGGGAACCAAACTGGAGGAAGATGGCAGAATTGCTGCTAAAAACAAAGTTTTGTGGTGCTGA
- the LOC107468716 gene encoding protein PELPK1 yields the protein MASFTFSSLLLPILLLSFSLMITDIAEARNAPKVHGTKKLELPPLPELPLVPVVPSLLPPLPKLDVPVSGVPIPELPIPPVPAVPLPSLPVPIPAIPKAIPTTTP from the coding sequence ATGGCTTCTTTCACTTTCTCATCACTCCTTCTACCAATTCTGCTCCTTTCTTTCTCACTAATGATCACTGACATTGCAGAGGCACGTAATGCTCCCAAAGTGCATGGCACTAAGAAACTGGAGCTGCCGCCTCTGCCGGAGCTGCCGCTTGTGCCGGTGGTGCCATCACTGCTTCCTCCGCTCCCAAAGCTTGATGTGCCAGTTTCAGGTGTGCCAATTCCGGAACTGCCAATTCCACCTGTGCCTGCTGTTCCTCTTCCTTCACTGCCTGTGCCTATTCCTGCAATTCCTAAGGCCATTCCAACCACTACTCCATGA
- the LOC107468740 gene encoding beta carbonic anhydrase 5, chloroplastic isoform X3 produces MGSPGFTQQLNKSKLETLSKAEDRCDIFDILKNRFLSFKSKYIENVEQFENLAKAQAPKFMVIACADSRVCPSNILGFQPGEAFVIRNVANLVPTFESGPSEVNAALEFAVNTLQVCIILFPTLGIPNLIHFLVWVENILVIGHSCCGGIRALMSMEDDANGSFIHNWVIVGKNARKKTEAAASTLSFDDKCRHCEKESINHSLVNLLTYPWIEEKVANGKLYVHGGYYDFIKCSFEKWTLDYQGTKLEEDGRIAAKNKVLWC; encoded by the exons ATGGGGTCTCCAGGATTTACACAACAACTTAATAAAAGCAAGCTAGAGACCTTATCTAAAGCTGAAGACAGATGTGATATATTTGATATTctgaaaaatagatttttaagttttaagagTAAATATAT TGAAAATGTTGAACAGTTTGAAAATCTTGCTAAGGCTCAAGCACCAAAG TTCATGGTTATTGCCTGTGCAGATTCCAGGGTTTGCCCCTCGAATATTTTGGGATTTCAACCAGGAGAAGCATTCGTGATTCGCAATGTTGCTAATTTGGTTCCCACCTTTGAG AGTGGACCCTCAGAAGTAAATGCTGCATTAGAGTTTGCTGTAAACACTCTTCAAGTATGCATCATTTTGTTCCCTACTCTAGGAATTCCTAATCTTATTCACTTTTTAGTTTGG GTTGAAAACATCTTAGTCATTGGCCACAGCTGCTGTGGAGGTATACGAGCTCTTATGAGTATGGAAGACGATGCCAATGGAAG ctttatacACAATTGGGTTATTGTTGGGAAGAATGCAAGAAAGAAAACTGAGGCTGCAGCTTCCACCCTCAGCTTTGATGACAAGTGCAGGCATTGTGAAAAG GAATCAATTAATCACTCCTTAGTGAACCTACTAACTTATCCATGGATAGAAGAAAAGGTGGCCAATGGAAAACTTTATGTTCATGGTGGCTATTATGACTTCATTAAATGTTCATTTGAGAAATGGACATTGGATTACCAGGGAACCAAACTGGAGGAAGATGGCAGAATTGCTGCTAAAAACAAAGTTTTGTGGTGCTGA
- the LOC107468740 gene encoding beta carbonic anhydrase 5, chloroplastic isoform X2, producing MAAPPLSSSTNCFVEPATSPQIFGGARKTGKFFEQPHLRILPALRRSQGFALKASMGSPGFTQQLNKSKLETLSKAEDRCDIFDILKNRFLSFKSKYIENVEQFENLAKAQAPKFMVIACADSRVCPSNILGFQPGEAFVIRNVANLVPTFESGPSEVNAALEFAVNTLQVENILVIGHSCCGGIRALMSMEDDANGSFIHNWVIVGKNARKKTEAAASTLSFDDKCRHCEKESINHSLVNLLTYPWIEEKVANGKLYVHGGYYDFIKCSFEKWTLDYQGTKLEEDGRIAAKNKVLWC from the exons atggcagctcctcctctttcttcttccacCAATTGCTTTGTTGAGCCTGCCACATCACCG CAGATCTTTGGCGGTGCTCGCAAAACAGGAAAATTTTTTGAGCAGCCACATTTGAGAATTTTGCCAGCTTTAAG GAGAAGTCAAGGTTTCGCTTTAAAGGCTTCTATGGGGTCTCCAGGATTTACACAACAACTTAATAAAAGCAAGCTAGAGACCTTATCTAAAGCTGAAGACAGATGTGATATATTTGATATTctgaaaaatagatttttaagttttaagagTAAATATAT TGAAAATGTTGAACAGTTTGAAAATCTTGCTAAGGCTCAAGCACCAAAG TTCATGGTTATTGCCTGTGCAGATTCCAGGGTTTGCCCCTCGAATATTTTGGGATTTCAACCAGGAGAAGCATTCGTGATTCGCAATGTTGCTAATTTGGTTCCCACCTTTGAG AGTGGACCCTCAGAAGTAAATGCTGCATTAGAGTTTGCTGTAAACACTCTTCAA GTTGAAAACATCTTAGTCATTGGCCACAGCTGCTGTGGAGGTATACGAGCTCTTATGAGTATGGAAGACGATGCCAATGGAAG ctttatacACAATTGGGTTATTGTTGGGAAGAATGCAAGAAAGAAAACTGAGGCTGCAGCTTCCACCCTCAGCTTTGATGACAAGTGCAGGCATTGTGAAAAG GAATCAATTAATCACTCCTTAGTGAACCTACTAACTTATCCATGGATAGAAGAAAAGGTGGCCAATGGAAAACTTTATGTTCATGGTGGCTATTATGACTTCATTAAATGTTCATTTGAGAAATGGACATTGGATTACCAGGGAACCAAACTGGAGGAAGATGGCAGAATTGCTGCTAAAAACAAAGTTTTGTGGTGCTGA
- the LOC107468740 gene encoding beta carbonic anhydrase 5, chloroplastic isoform X4 — protein MGSPGFTQQLNKSKLETLSKAEDRCDIFDILKNRFLSFKSKYIENVEQFENLAKAQAPKFMVIACADSRVCPSNILGFQPGEAFVIRNVANLVPTFESGPSEVNAALEFAVNTLQVENILVIGHSCCGGIRALMSMEDDANGSFIHNWVIVGKNARKKTEAAASTLSFDDKCRHCEKESINHSLVNLLTYPWIEEKVANGKLYVHGGYYDFIKCSFEKWTLDYQGTKLEEDGRIAAKNKVLWC, from the exons ATGGGGTCTCCAGGATTTACACAACAACTTAATAAAAGCAAGCTAGAGACCTTATCTAAAGCTGAAGACAGATGTGATATATTTGATATTctgaaaaatagatttttaagttttaagagTAAATATAT TGAAAATGTTGAACAGTTTGAAAATCTTGCTAAGGCTCAAGCACCAAAG TTCATGGTTATTGCCTGTGCAGATTCCAGGGTTTGCCCCTCGAATATTTTGGGATTTCAACCAGGAGAAGCATTCGTGATTCGCAATGTTGCTAATTTGGTTCCCACCTTTGAG AGTGGACCCTCAGAAGTAAATGCTGCATTAGAGTTTGCTGTAAACACTCTTCAA GTTGAAAACATCTTAGTCATTGGCCACAGCTGCTGTGGAGGTATACGAGCTCTTATGAGTATGGAAGACGATGCCAATGGAAG ctttatacACAATTGGGTTATTGTTGGGAAGAATGCAAGAAAGAAAACTGAGGCTGCAGCTTCCACCCTCAGCTTTGATGACAAGTGCAGGCATTGTGAAAAG GAATCAATTAATCACTCCTTAGTGAACCTACTAACTTATCCATGGATAGAAGAAAAGGTGGCCAATGGAAAACTTTATGTTCATGGTGGCTATTATGACTTCATTAAATGTTCATTTGAGAAATGGACATTGGATTACCAGGGAACCAAACTGGAGGAAGATGGCAGAATTGCTGCTAAAAACAAAGTTTTGTGGTGCTGA